The Glycine max cultivar Williams 82 chromosome 3, Glycine_max_v4.0, whole genome shotgun sequence sequence tttttttatgagTATTTTACAAAATTGTATACCTAATATATTTGAACTTGATACTAAATTAGACTAATCTCACATCAATCAATATATTCAAGAAATgttaatataccctttctaacgtttttttttagattctctttggttaaaatttattagaaattattgaattttttttaagttttgtttCTCATTTAATGAGTCTctcattatttatattaaataatgataaacaaaacttaatcaattttaatcaatttttttttttttgaaaaagaatataAGAGAAATTGTCTTTGGCCTTACTCGTTCACCCATTGTAAACATTCCATGCAGCTAACACAACActccattaattaatttttttaggtatatatatatatatatatatatatatatatatatatatatatatatatatttaatagcCAGGTTTTGATAGtattttcttattcttcttctcttatcATTGTCACAACTTAATTAAATCTATATCACCTCAACTGAATTAATCCTGAATATAACTACAAttacaatattaattatgtGACCATATTGTGAACAGAATGGGCGAAATCATGGCCACTTTTTGTATGGCTAATTTGTCTTTGAGAAGCATGCTATGATAGTACTCGATCCCGTTATGGAGGTGATGGAGTAGGATATGTTTTCAGGACCAATATCATATTAACACGCTCATATGACGTgtcaaataattattatgagtttaataaaagttaattttgtttACCCATTTGATCACTTGaatcaacatcaacattatATAAAGTTGGACACTTTACgaacattattttaataaaaaataactttttttacaggaaaaataaaatttttaaaacagaaaaaattaacttaaaatataataaatattaaaataatgacacttcgtttgttttttgtcacttaaaaaaaattaagcggacattttccttcaaaattgtttcatcattttttatcaAACAGATAAAATGTTTATATTGTAAAACCATGCttattaaaattacttataaaaattcttcaaaaaaaaattagttataaaactCACCactataaaaagataaataaataattttaatcaccGAACTATATTTGATAagatatttcaattaatttttaattttttttattagttgaaattttatttgattattcggtcaataaatcttttttaagtaactttttgatagtttttagtattttttaaaatattaacttctaattttttatattttcttgtatTAATTTATGCTCAatagtaaatatatttatttattttctttgttatcttttttaaataacttattatattattattttttaatcattttttatttttcagttacttcaacaactaattttattaaatatttctaatttaataaattaatttttcaactttcaactaccCGTTAACTTTTCAGTTCTAGCTTTCAACTAATTTGTCGAACATATCATTAATCttttatcatgttatttatttgattgtgtgtaatatatctataattaaaaaaaaatcaatgaactAGTGACTAAATATAGTGATATTTTTTGCTTTCTTACATATTGTAGGTCACAAAATTTTTAGtgactaatttttatttcatcatatcactaatttaaatttttcttatactataaaaattatgttaaaatatacatataaaaaatctattgaaaaatatcaattatttaaatgaactttaatatttaaaggattaatCATTGATTCCAATCAAGAAATATCTCAACCCACCTAAAACAATATACATATCTATGATCTATATCCAATATGATGATGCCTTCGTCTGTGTTTCTTAAGGCTCGGATGAAAGATATACAAACTACAAAGATTTGGTTGAGgcccaaaattatttattgtgaaATATGCACATAGCttctttgttttactttttcttaGTGAACCTAAAGTctcttcataataaaaaattaatatcttgagatactaaaatatatttaaggaaTAATAatctcttttaataaataattttttcatacatATGTACGGACCTGAAGGTCAAATCTTTCACATCATATTAAAAACAAAGTTACCTATTCAACCACGACAAAGTCTTTGTTTTACTATAACTTTCATCCAAATTGACATAACACTTTTTTCTTATATGCATTGGCATAGCACTTGACCCGATCATATCGTCATGGCAACGAAAGCAAATTAATAGTAAATTCTATTAAATTCCCTCCAAATTGCCCAGATCATTGACTAAACGGTGAGACTAAGAAAAATCATATAGCTTTTAAGCCAGGGATAAGATTAAAGGCATAATTGCAAGTTTTGTCAAAGGAAAAAAGCAGGAAAAGATGATTcacctatatatatattcttagatCTCGTGTCTCTAATGGGATGAGGATACTAAAAGTCAGAATTATGGAGTACATCACACGATCATAAAGGGTAATTGAGTATCAACCTAGTAAACCATGAAGCATTAATTTAGCTATGTTAGAGATAAACTTGATTAATAAAGTAGTTGTCTTATACAGAAATGTACACGTATCTGCATGGCATAGGCAACTTTTCCCTGATTTCAATCATGCATATCAATGGTCTATGGAAGGAAGCTTCTTCCACGGGTGTagcattttttgtttctttgagtaaaactaaatttaatttgcGTGAAGAATTGTAAATGTAGAAGATTCTTCTAGTCGACACTTTACATATGGCGAATCATATCATTCATATGAAATTACAGGTATCACTTTCCAAGCAAAGAGACCAAATTAAACTCTCCGCTATCAAGTCAAGTTTCGTAGGAATCATATGAAATTATAGGTATCGGGTTGACTAActttaatttatcaataattaacaACACTGTCAGTTCACTCATTTTCATCGGTAATAAAAGACTCCCATTAAAAAAGATTGTCATTTGCTAAAATCAAAAGTTCTCAAGTGTTAGATTGtcattgttaatatattttttgtcatacagaaaataaattattaatattaggaATCACAATAAACAAGGtacaagtaatatatatatatcatagtaTCCACTCATAtccatacttttaaaaaaaaaaaaaaaaccttcataGACGAATTTATACTCGTATGAATAATAACTTTAATACCAGTAAGTAAATGCTCATGTCCAtacaattaatatgaaaatttgataaataaataattgttgattaaaaatacaattaatagataaatttaaatctattttttctcaaacataatcataatcataaaataTCACAAAACATGATCTTTTAGAATATGACACGATTTATCTTTATAAGGAACATGAACTTTTTTTATGGTGAATTAAGGAATAAGATCTATCATTTCTCTTAGCAAATAAGTATTAAGGAACAtgctgatatttttttttgaatgaatTAAGAAACATCATctatctttaattattattatatgtgcatgcatgaatatgattgaATATTAAGGTACCAATAACTACACTGTATGTGTTAAAATTTGTTGATAATTACCCATTCTCAACCCCATACCCATTAATTAAGTAGATAATTATCCTACTTTCATGAATAATTTTCCCGGATACTTGTTAGATCTAATGCCCATTGTCATCCCTATTTGATATAAGTAATATTGTGACTTTACATTATCAGTATGATATACCAACACTTAAACAAACAATCCATCATACTCTTActgtaaaatttcatatttataccaacacttaaatttttattagataaattatactaaaaaaataaataaagcaagaaaaaaatactaacaaaaattatcctaatatgattgatatttactttttcatttattaaaaattgaattttttagtgAAATGTCACCATGAAGTTTTTTTAATACACCATGCAATATATTGATATAGAAAATAAAGGAGAATACCTCGAAGTTCTAACAAAGTTCAAAGAATCTAATTACGATCatcgaaaaaaaaattaaaataaaatggggACAACATCAGAAAGTTATGAAGTATTTCCTTGAACAAGAAAAGGATTTGGATTTTCCCTCCCTTACCTACCTAAATAAATGTATATATCaattaaactaatattttagaATCATCATAATAGAATGTCTACtagttaattcatttttaattaacaaattctCAAGGcgcagaaataaaaaataaaataaaaactagtaGTGATTAAAAGTATCAGGTTCTGCGGGTTGAGAATTATGATCCACCCGCATGCCTAGTGTAGGGCCATATTTGGGCTGAACTAGTTAGAAGGCCCAAAACCCTTGGATCTAACTTACCCGTCTGCATCTTTGATCCAGCTTGGGGTGTGGACATTGCATCGTGATTCTAGAATATTTCTGGCAAGGAATCTTCCACTTAACTAGTACtttgttttggaaaaaaaaaaaaaaaaaactagttctTGGTTAATCCCATTCTCATATTGATGATTAAAGAGGTTATAGAAATTTAttgagtttcttaaaaaaagttaaaaattagttaGTTAATTAGGAAGTTAGTTAGGGATGATTAACCAAATAAACTATATAAGTAAGAGTCTCCGGCATTTGGTAGGGGAATTTTTTTCCCAAATTCATAATTATTGGCATTtggttaattattaatatttttgaaaatatttagatACATTTTCTGGGAATCAAATTATTATGTGATATTTTTACgatttactttaattatttatcacattaaaaaatcaaataaaaataacatggtatttttattataataacagAAAAAATTAACTCAAAAAAATATGATTCCACATCCCCATGGAAAAAACTTGTAGAAAATCTAGCTACAAAAATATTCTTGAGAAACTTTTttcccaaaaatattattttttaaaatagataccCAATATAAAAAACGAAAATTCATTCTAGAATTTTCAAGAAACTAAAATTTCTTCCTTATCAAACTTCCCATCAGATCTCTCTACTTTTCATATGGATATGATATTTACCTTTCACTTCctcttaaaaatgaattattttttcacaaaacatatataattttttttttcacaccctttgttttcttggtttccttttcatcctctttttcttttgtttaaatAACCTTTCTCATttccaaaacataaaaaaaaaaggtgcccCCTATCACTTCCCCTTTGTTTATTATGACATCAATGTCATTGTCGTTACAACATGTCACACTGCCCCCTATCAACTAAActcaaattaaaacataaaaaaaaaagtgccaaGTGAGAGGGGTCCATCTAGTGTTTTGAAATAGAGTTTGAAGACATTCCCGCTTATGCAACTGCCAACAAAGTCAATATCTGAGCACACACCGTTGCAATTTGAAAATGCATATGATATTGGCATAGCAGTCTTTACCACGTTCAGCATATTTCTCACTGTTTCTAGCTTTCTTTCTGGATTTGTGTAGTAACATTTCCACCATTGTTGGCAAGAGCACTTGAATTGGACCTATAGGTAACACTTCCTTTCACCAACCTGACATTTAACATGGCCTCTCTAAAAATgcatcctttttctttttcatttttcactatAGTtgccatttttttcttcttataatgAATCATAAATGACAAGCTTCTTAGTCTTACATTCATGTAAATATGCTAAGTTACTTCAAAGCAACTTTTAAAACACATTCAAGTTTTTTGCTAACTCTAACTTAGAATAGATAGAACCTTGAATACTGAATAACTGACGAGTAGGATTCTCCAAACATTACATGATTTAAATTCATCTCATGATCTGCGGAAATACTTTTGCTGTTGTAACTTGTAACTCTGGCTTATCTTTTCTTTCCCAACAAATCAATATATGTTTGGCAAGAGAAAAAACTTTATTCCAATGATTAATGTGTGCAGTGATTCTATTATACCCTTGTGCAGGATATAAAGCCATCAAGTCCGTTGTTCGAAAAGATAGCAATTGAAGCATTAACAGTTTCCTCTTGCAGAAGTTAGTCTGAGCATCCCTTTAAGCAGTCCTGGTTGGTATTCCACTTGCCTTCTTTATTGCATAGTTTATGTTGTATGATTGACTTGGTTGTAGAACTTGTGTTTTCAGAAATTTGCAACATGTATATGTAGGGCTTCGTTGTGAAAGTTTCTTCCTTAATGCCTACGCCTAACCAAACTAGGATTGGAATATTAAACAAGAAGCGTAAAATGATTAAGAATGTTTGAGAAAATGAAGATTTTGAAAGAGCcttttataaagaaataaagtaGTAAACTATAGTTGAATGAAAATTCTAGACTTCTCAATttattgaatgaattgattttgcCCCTCTCATTTATCTGAAGTAGTAGTAAGTACCCTATCGAATAAGTTGTTTCTGCTCTTTAATGACTAACAGACTAAGTTATCTTGTTGCTTTTACTGTAATAGTTTAAGATAGGAAATATGCAACTTGATGTGGTCAACCACTATGGTCTATTGGTTGATACCTTTGCAGTAATTCTATTGGCTGATAAGATGCAAATACTATTTATTAGAGAATGTAAAAGTTTTTTGAGTATTCTGTTGTGTTAGTTGAGTATTTTGTTATGTTAGTTAAAGTAGATAACTTAGGCGTGAAGCTAATTAGTTAGTTTGGCCTTGTATATAATCATCACAAACCATACTTTGTAATTCAATTCCATCAATTCTATTCACTCTATCAGTTTATCTCgctattaatttcaaatttcaaggcCATTTGATTTTTATCTTAGTTATTAACAGGTTCTGGTTTATGATATGATTTCTTTGTAGACTCATCCTATGATTCGCATTCATGGGTCAATTATGGAGAAGAATGTTGATGTTTCTTCAGCTGACTTTTTTAATCCATTTGTATTTGTTTGACTTTAAGTAATATCTTCAtttctgattttgaaaaaattgtttccttttTGTTAAGAAACGTTTTAGGTCTTGTGCTAGTAATAGAAACTGAACCCCGTTTAGCAAACCTAAAATTGAATGTTGCGGAGCATCAAATTGTAATTGATACCTCTCATTTCACGGTGCTTCATTTACTTATAAAACTTAGAGAGTGTAAGAATCTGAATAGTTTAACATGTTAATTTTCTATTACTTTTCAAGATTTAAGATTCCATTCTCAATGACCATTAGAAAATAATCTTCATCGTTACTCAGCTTAATGGACTTATTCAGTGCAGATAATCAAGTCATTATTGGACCTTCAAATCAGAATCTTTTATGATCATATTGGCTGGTAGAATGACTCGAGATACTATTGGAGGAAGCTTGCAAGAGGGTCTGCAAGATGCAGCCTCAGTTGGAAATACAAATGGTTTCAAGATTAATGTAAATAGTGTTCTTCAAATTTCATCATCTCAAAGGGGACTTCTGAGCGATGAAAGCCATCAtataaggaaacaaaaaatgttGACATCTATTGCCAATATCTTTAAACTACAGAGACTCACACTCACACCCCATGCTAATTCAGCTTCTCCATCTGCTAAACTTAGGAAGAAGACTGAGGAAAGATATGAATTCTCACATTTTGTGCCTTCATCCATCAGGGAAAACTTGAGAAAaccttttaattgtttttttgccAAGAAGATTGATTGGCCATCTCTAAGGAGAAGCTGCAAACAATGGATTAAGAATCCTTTGAACATGGCCATTCTTCTATGGATAACTTGTGTTGCTGTTTCAGGAGCAATTCTCTTTCTTGTCATGACAGGAATGTTAAACAAAATCCTTAATAAGCAGTCACAAAGGAACTCATGGTTTGAGGTCAACAATCAATTTCTCAATGCTCTATTTACTCTCATGTGTCTATACCAACATCCAAAGCGGTTCCACCATCTTGTGCTTCTTTGTAGGTGGAAGCCAAAAGACATCATAATACTAAGAAAATTATACTGTAAGAATGGCACTTGCAAGCCTCATGAGTGGTTCCATATGATGGTGGTAGTTGTGTTACTCCATGTTAATTGCTTTGCTCAGTATGCACTTTGTGGCCTTAATTGGGGTTTCAATAGATCTGAAAGACCTGTTGTTGGGGTTGGTATATGCATCTCCATTGCAATTGCTGCTCCAGCACTTGCAGGAGTTTATTGCATTGCAAGCCCTTTAGGAAAAGAATATGAAACTGAAGAAGCAGCACAGAATCATATTCCCACTAGTAACacatttgcttcaagaaatgATCATAGTCTTGTTGAGTACACACCTCAATGGAGAGGGGGACTATTTGATCTTTGGGACAATCTTTCTGTGGCATGTCTCACTCTCTTTTGTAGTTTTTGTGTCTTTGGAAGGAATATGGAAAGACAAAATTTTGGTAACAAGTATGTTCACATTGCAACTTTCCTCCTCTTCTGTGTGGCTCCCTTTTGGATCTTCAACATGGCTACCATCAATATTGATGATGAACCAGTGAGATTAGTTCTGGGGTTATTGGGTATATTTCTTTGTGTGTTTGGTTTACTCTATGGTGGCTATTGGAGGATTCAAATGAGGGAAAGATTTAACTTGCCACCAAATAAACTTTGTTGTGGAAAGCCAGCAGTGACAGATTGCATACAGTGGCTATTTTGTTGCTGGTGTTCCCTTGCACAAGAAGTAAGAACTGCAGAATCCTATGACATAGTTGAAGACAAATTTTTCTGCAAAAAACAGACTCAAAGTTGTGTTCAGCTTGCACTGAACTCATTGCCTCCTGAAGATAAAGCTCCTCAAGTTACATCAATGTCCACTTCTTCATTTTGGAGCAGTCATAGTTTCAACAAGATCTGGTCTGAAGAGTCAAAAGATCATTCAAGTCTCTCAGAAATTGAGTTttcaagagaaagaaaacaaaatgttaTGGAAGTGCCTATTCCTCTAACAATTCAAATTGATGATAATGATATCAAATGAACATAAAGAGGAGAACTCTTGATGATATATAAGTCTTTTAGCAGTCATGTATGCATTTCGAAATATACTTTTACATTTGTAATATTTGAACATCAATTTTAGGATCAAATGGAAAGATGTTGTCTTGTGTTTGATAATTTCAAAAGATATTGTTTAAGAAAGTTTGAAATTTCCATCTTAAACATTGTGCAACTGGATATAATATGACATGTACTTGAATGCAGATTACTTGAACAAAAACAAACGATAACTTTTAATTGTGGGATAAACATTGATGCAACTTGTTAGGGATGGTCCTTATTAGGCAACTTGTTGAATGAATCCAATTGTTCCACTTTGAATATCTATTTGCCATTTTGACAAAAACTCTGTTCTCTTGTTAACCATTCCTAAACTAACTCCAAAGTCCAAACAGGTTGGCTAGCAAATGAATCCTTATGCAAAACGAGAAAGTGTAAGTATAAAGCATATTAACATAAGTATATGCAATTTGGAGTTGCACAAGTGGTTGGAACGAACTTGGATTTGGGTACAAAAGAATTTCAGAATTATTTGGCAGATTTCTATTTACTTTATAGAATTACCATTTTCAAGATCATGTAGTTACCAAAGTCATCATAAAATGCTCAACCACTCTGAACTTTGATAATGATCTCCTAAAAGACCTTTCTAATCTCATTTTGCTAACCCCATTAACAATTAAAAGTTctgcttttctttttgttcatttccgTTTTGAGGGGTATTCCAAGTTCCAAAACAATTCCAGAGTAAGATATCTATATCCATGTATTGCTTCTCTTTTAGTTCATTTCCAATTCAGGGGTGTTTCAAGCTCTAAAGTAATTCCGGTAATAGGATGCTGtctatatatatgcatgtgtctatttttagttttaaccgACCGTCATTTTCTATTAATCAGTTACACAAACCAAATATGTACCAAAACTCAATGTGGTTGAGTTGACCACAGGTACACAACCCTGCAAAGGTTACATCCCAAGCTATTATTTTGCCCACAATTTCACATCCTTGAACTTCACCCAAGACCTATACCATCAACATACTCTTTTCAAAACACTTTCCCTTATTGGATCAAATTCATGAAGGTTTTGGTAAATAATAACAcacttaatttaaacaaaactaATAAACCTCACATAAATTTCATCTTATGGAGAATTTATTGTATAGTCGATGACCACTACTACATGTCTATGGTTCTGATCAATCTGAACGTGACAGAgttaataaaacttaattttgtCACATTTAGATTGATCAGGATTACAAACACACTATGGTCTTAgtctatataataatttctctgttttttttttagtacatTGCTAGCATTTCTCTCTTGTAGCTAAATGGCTAGCACAAGTCCTGGCAGGGACCGACGATATAGATCACGCGGCTGGCTTTGCCACAATGTCATGTTGTCAAGCTTGTTTTCCCACCTTTGAGACCTCAAGTCCCGGACCACAAGCCATGTGTTGAAGTACTCTCTAAACTGCGTGATAAGGCCATTCCTCACGGTCCAAACATGCACCCAGTAGGCCTTGCCTTCCCACCCCTCGGCGATCACGCAATCGCCGATGGCGGTGACGCTCCTTGGCTCGAACCGGAACCCGTTGTTGTCGAGGGTGGTCTCTCCGGTGAGCACCCTCATCATGTGCTGGCACTGAGGGGGGCCATGGAACCACCACTCGAGGTCACTTGCTAGCATGTTTGTTGCAACCGTGTCCATTTGGCCTTGCCCTAAAAGGGCCTT is a genomic window containing:
- the LOC100799892 gene encoding uncharacterized protein codes for the protein MIILAGRMTRDTIGGSLQEGLQDAASVGNTNGFKINVNSVLQISSSQRGLLSDESHHIRKQKMLTSIANIFKLQRLTLTPHANSASPSAKLRKKTEERYEFSHFVPSSIRENLRKPFNCFFAKKIDWPSLRRSCKQWIKNPLNMAILLWITCVAVSGAILFLVMTGMLNKILNKQSQRNSWFEVNNQFLNALFTLMCLYQHPKRFHHLVLLCRWKPKDIIILRKLYCKNGTCKPHEWFHMMVVVVLLHVNCFAQYALCGLNWGFNRSERPVVGVGICISIAIAAPALAGVYCIASPLGKEYETEEAAQNHIPTSNTFASRNDHSLVEYTPQWRGGLFDLWDNLSVACLTLFCSFCVFGRNMERQNFGNKYVHIATFLLFCVAPFWIFNMATINIDDEPVRLVLGLLGIFLCVFGLLYGGYWRIQMRERFNLPPNKLCCGKPAVTDCIQWLFCCWCSLAQEVRTAESYDIVEDKFFCKKQTQSCVQLALNSLPPEDKAPQVTSMSTSSFWSSHSFNKIWSEESKDHSSLSEIEFSRERKQNVMEVPIPLTIQIDDNDIK
- the LOC100800423 gene encoding senescence associated gene 20, producing MKHISSSIEISEMGAERHEKEEMHNKATVEALYKALLGQGQMDTVATNMLASDLEWWFHGPPQCQHMMRVLTGETTLDNNGFRFEPRSVTAIGDCVIAEGWEGKAYWVHVWTVRNGLITQFREYFNTWLVVRDLRSQRWENKLDNMTLWQSQPRDLYRRSLPGLVLAI